The following are encoded in a window of Vespula vulgaris chromosome 8, iyVesVulg1.1, whole genome shotgun sequence genomic DNA:
- the LOC127065581 gene encoding exonuclease 1 isoform X1: MGITGLLPFLEKSSRKANINEFAGESVAIDTYCWLHKGIFSCAEKLSLGEPTDAYIVYCMKFIKMLLKYDIKPILVFDGRHLPAKAETESKRHEKRVIKRRQAAELIRSGQTAEGRNLLRQSIDVTHEIALGLIKTCQSLNIDCIVAPYEADAQLAYLNTNGIADIVITEDSDLTLFGCKKVFFKMDVNGNGLLVEQDKLHLAMEVKSTDFDIDKFRYMCILSGCDYLPSLRGIGLVKAKKFIRSMNSDSDIYKALTNLGTCLNMKSLIVSKEYRDNFMKAFVTFKHQLVFCPLQRKQVRLNSPSAEVSEDQLHYAGEEIDPDKALQLAYGNCDPFTFKKLHDFDPDRKKNLNKEDPEMRSMITKHISIWSHNYKPKQSSGNIYKKETTNYEHHLSVKESCTSEQKSTNLRKREYPDANIPNYQELNEKDILDAYKSEENIESKNAVYFAKDNVSDVNEQKSPVLTRRTNPFVKEVSSNEISPSLLFKRKSKIRPGRIIHFKKTIIDENVITESKFFTSTNEHVDQSNTRNNDNDINFEPDELCVGHTPKKMKIEVNDTKCDLKYQTEFNNPDNAYSIDTDQSDQNTLVNENESMIANRSMTAEEILTTQDTCSSNHTYESRSSFISTNEVEHSNLSVNEDMDNYNCNMLQSNSPSSESDYSVSQNSVEDNTKTLLKFSNIKLNTSKDINSSKTIKRQLTNFQMKTDKKSKIKRDRRSKQLFSEHGQLSLLNMFGFEKSKFFHYNYLHIIHL, encoded by the exons ATGGGTATTACAGGATTATTACCATTTTTAGAGAAATCCTCaagaaaagcaaatattaatgAGTTTGCTGGTGAATCTGTTGCCATTGATACTTACTGTTGGTTACACAAAGGTATATTTTCTTGTGCTGAAAAACTATCGTTAGGAGAACCAACAGATGC ATACATAGTATAttgtatgaaatttataaaaatgcttttaaaatacgatataaaacCTATTCTTGTATTTGACGGACGACATTTGCCAGCTAAGGCAGAAACTGAAAGCAAAAGACACGA aaagagagtaaTAAAACGTCGTCAAGCAGCAGAATTAATACGTAGTGGACAAACTGCAGAAGGCAGGAATTTATTAAGACAATCAATAGATGTAACACATGAAATAGCTCTAGGACTAATTAAAACATGTCAAAGTTTAAATATAGATTGTATTGTAGCTCCATATGAAGCTGATGCCCAGTTAGCATATCTTAATACTAATGGTATAGCAGATATTGTTATCACTGAAGATAGTGATTTAACATTGTTTGGATGTAAAAAA GTGTTCTTTAAAATGGATGTGAATGGTAATGGTCTGCTTGTTGAACAAGACAAATTGCATCTTGCTATGGAAGTAAAGTCTACAGACTTTGACATAgataaatttcgatatatgTGCATTTTATCAGGATGTGATTATTTACCCTCACTTCGTGGTATAGGATTAgttaaagcaaaaaaatttattcgaagtATGAATTCAGATAGTGATATATATAAG GCTCTTACTAATTTAGGAACTTGCCTTAATATGAAGTCTTTAATAGTATCAAAGGAATATAGAGACAACTTTATGAAAGCATTTGTAACATTCAAACATCAATTGGTTTTTTGTCCCTTACAAAGAAAACAAGTACGTTTAAATTCTCCTTCAGCTGAGGTTTCTGAAGATCAGTTACACTATGCTGGAGAAGAGATAGACCCTGATAAAGCATTACAACTTGCTTATGGTAATTGTGATCCATTCACGTTTAAAAAGCTTCACGACTTTGATCCTGACAGAAAAAAG aatttaaATAAGGAGGATCCAGAAATGCGAAGTATGATTACAAAACATATAAGTATTTGGTCGCATAATTATAAACCAAAACAAAGTTCAggaaacatatataaaaaagaaactacaaATTATGAGCATCATTTATCCGTAAAAGAATCTTGTACTTCAGAACAAAAATCTACTAATTTAAGGAAGAGAGAATATCCtg atgcaaatattccaaattatcaggaattaaacgaaaaagatattttagacGCATATAAATctgaagaaaatattgaatctAAAAATGCAGTGTATTTTGCAAAAGACAATGTATCTGATGTGAATGAACAAAAATCTCCAGTATTAACTAGAAGAACGAATCCATTTGTTAAAGAAGTATCTAGTAATGAAATATCTCCTAGTCTGTTATTTAAACGGAAAAGTAAGATAAGACCTGGGCGTATAATACactttaaaaaaacaattattgatGAGAATGTAATTacagaaagtaaattttttacaagTACAAATGAACATGTAGATCAAAGTAATAcgagaaataatgataatgatattaattttgaaccTGACGAACTATGTGTAGGTCATACTcccaaaaaaatgaaaatagaagtAAATGACACAAAATGtgatttaaaatatcaaacaGAATTTAATAATCCAGATAATGCATATTCCATAGATACAGATCAATCAGATCAGAATACATTagtaaatgaaaatgagaGTATGATTGCTAACAGAAGCATGACTGCTGAAGAAATACTTACAACGCAAGATACGTGTTCTTCAAATCATACATACGAATCAAGAAGttcatttatttcaacgaACGAAGTGGAACATTCTAATTTAAGTGTAAATGAGGATATGGATAACTATAATTGTAATATGTTACAATCAAACAGTCCTTCTTCAGAATCTGATTATTCAGTTAGCCAAAATAGTGTGGAAGATAATACaaaaactttattaaaattttcaaatattaaattaaatacatcAAAAGACATTAACTCTAGTAAAACGATCAAAAGGCAATTAACAAACTTCCAAATG aaaaccgacaaaaaaagtaaaatcaaaCGAGACCGTCGAAGTAAACAGTTATTTTCTGAGCATGGACAATTaagtttattaaatatgtttgGATTTGAAAAGAGTaagttttttcattataattatttacatattatacatttataa
- the LOC127065594 gene encoding cytochrome c oxidase assembly protein COX16 homolog, mitochondrial, whose translation MSLFRSKAFRYGLPFLILVVGGSFGLKEFTQIRYIYRQRNAYYNEAKEVGVEVKKPGEVTLESEFETIKQLDINNWKNVRIPRPWEE comes from the exons ATGTCATTATTTCGAAGTAAAGCGTTTCGCTATGGTCTTCCATTCTTAATTTTAGTCGTCGGTGGATCGTTCGGACTTAAAGAGTTTACACAAATAAG atatatatacagacagcGAAATGCTTATTACAATGAAGCAAAAGAAGTAGGTGTTGAAGTAAAAAAACCAGGAGAAGTTACTTTAGAATCTGAATTTGAAACAATTAAACAG cTGGATATCAATAACTGGAAAAATGTAAGAATACCAAGACCTTGGgaggaataa
- the LOC127065586 gene encoding ceramide glucosyltransferase, with protein MNSMLYTLYGFAIFFMIFWSGMWIVHVLALIAGRWKLHRKIAQMPSYETPLPGVSIIKPLMGVDPNLFSNLETFFTIEYPRYELLFCVEDDSDPALMLVGKLIEKYPQIETRVFVGGRNVGVNPKINNMQPAYETAKYELVLISDSGIRMKEDTLLDMVNYMTDKVALVHQMPFTYDRDGFAAAYEKIFFGTVQSRMYLAADLLRINCHTGMSALLRKATLDEVGGLKTFGVYLAEDFFYAKSLTDRGWRITVCSQPALQNSGHCELHSFQARLRRWAKLRVAMLPTTIVFEPLSECLVLGACASWAASVLFDWDSLVFYLVHILLWFMLDWTLLCVVQNGPLPFNKLMFVCGWLLSEITRPYLFVQAVLDPLIQWRSRVYKLRWGGVAEEVKTKVKY; from the coding sequence ATGAACTCCATGCTGTATACCCTCTACGGGTTCGcgatatttttcatgatattCTGGTCGGGCATGTGGATAGTTCACGTGTTGGCTTTGATAGCCGGCCGCTGGAAGCTTCATCGAAAGATCGCCCAAATGCCGAGCTACGAAACTCCCCTGCCTGGTGTTTCGATCATAAAGCCGTTAATGGGAGTAGATCCGAATCTTTTCAGTAATCTCGAGACTTTCTTCACGATCGAATATCCTAGATACGAATTGCTCTTCTGCGTCGAGGACGATTCCGATCCTGCATTGATGCTAGTCGGGAAactaattgaaaaatatccgCAGATAGAGACACGAGTATTCGTCGGCGGTCGCAACGTCGGGGTCAACCCGAAAATCAACAACATGCAGCCGGCTTACGAGACGGCCAAATACGAGTTGGTACTTATAAGCGACAGCGGTATAAGGATGAAGGAGGACACTCTGTTGGATATGGTCAACTACATGACCGATAAGGTCGCGTTGGTACACCAGATGCCGTTCACGTACGACCGTGACGGTTTCGCCGCGGCGTACGAAAAGATATTCTTCGGTACTGTACAATCGAGGATGTACCTGGCAGCCGATCTTTTGAGAATAAACTGTCATACCGGTATGTCGGCGTTACTTCGTAAAGCGACCTTGGACGAGGTCGGCGGCCTCAAGACCTTCGGTGTCTATCTCGCTGAGGACTTCTTTTACGCGAAGTCATTGACCGACCGCGGCTGGCGAATAACCGTCTGCTCTCAGCCGGCCTTGCAAAACAGCGGGCACTGCGAGTTGCACTCCTTCCAGGCGAGGCTCAGGAGGTGGGCCAAGCTTCGTGTCGCCATGTTACCCACCACGATCGTCTTCGAACCTCTCAGCGAGTGCCTCGTACTCGGCGCCTGTGCCTCATGGGCGGCCAGTGTTCTATTCGACTGGGACTCTTTAGTTTTTTATCTTGTACACATACTATTGTGGTTCATGTTGGACTGGACGCTTTTGTGTGTAGTACAGAACGGGCCGTTGCCCTTCAACAAACTTATGTTCGTCTGTGGATGGCTTCTCAGTGAGATTACGAGACCATATCTCTTCGTACAGGCCGTCCTGGATCCTCTGATACAGTGGCGTTCGCGCGTTTACAAGCTCAGATGGGGCGGCGTCGCGGAGGAGGTCAAgacgaaagtaaaatattag
- the LOC127065581 gene encoding exonuclease 1 isoform X2 has translation MGITGLLPFLEKSSRKANINEFAGESVAIDTYCWLHKGIFSCAEKLSLGEPTDAYIVYCMKFIKMLLKYDIKPILVFDGRHLPAKAETESKRHEKRVIKRRQAAELIRSGQTAEGRNLLRQSIDVTHEIALGLIKTCQSLNIDCIVAPYEADAQLAYLNTNGIADIVITEDSDLTLFGCKKVFFKMDVNGNGLLVEQDKLHLAMEVKSTDFDIDKFRYMCILSGCDYLPSLRGIGLVKAKKFIRSMNSDSDIYKALTNLGTCLNMKSLIVSKEYRDNFMKAFVTFKHQLVFCPLQRKQVRLNSPSAEVSEDQLHYAGEEIDPDKALQLAYGNCDPFTFKKLHDFDPDRKKNLNKEDPEMRSMITKHISIWSHNYKPKQSSGNIYKKETTNYEHHLSVKESCTSEQKSTNLRKREYPDANIPNYQELNEKDILDAYKSEENIESKNAVYFAKDNVSDVNEQKSPVLTRRTNPFVKEVSSNEISPSLLFKRKSKIRPGRIIHFKKTIIDENVITESKFFTSTNEHVDQSNTRNNDNDINFEPDELCVGHTPKKMKIEVNDTKCDLKYQTEFNNPDNAYSIDTDQSDQNTLVNENESMIANRSMTAEEILTTQDTCSSNHTYESRSSFISTNEVEHSNLSVNEDMDNYNCNMLQSNSPSSESDYSVSQNSVEDNTKTLLKFSNIKLNTSKDINSSKTIKRQLTNFQMKTDKKSKIKRDRRSKQLFSEHGQLSLLNMFGFEKKQS, from the exons ATGGGTATTACAGGATTATTACCATTTTTAGAGAAATCCTCaagaaaagcaaatattaatgAGTTTGCTGGTGAATCTGTTGCCATTGATACTTACTGTTGGTTACACAAAGGTATATTTTCTTGTGCTGAAAAACTATCGTTAGGAGAACCAACAGATGC ATACATAGTATAttgtatgaaatttataaaaatgcttttaaaatacgatataaaacCTATTCTTGTATTTGACGGACGACATTTGCCAGCTAAGGCAGAAACTGAAAGCAAAAGACACGA aaagagagtaaTAAAACGTCGTCAAGCAGCAGAATTAATACGTAGTGGACAAACTGCAGAAGGCAGGAATTTATTAAGACAATCAATAGATGTAACACATGAAATAGCTCTAGGACTAATTAAAACATGTCAAAGTTTAAATATAGATTGTATTGTAGCTCCATATGAAGCTGATGCCCAGTTAGCATATCTTAATACTAATGGTATAGCAGATATTGTTATCACTGAAGATAGTGATTTAACATTGTTTGGATGTAAAAAA GTGTTCTTTAAAATGGATGTGAATGGTAATGGTCTGCTTGTTGAACAAGACAAATTGCATCTTGCTATGGAAGTAAAGTCTACAGACTTTGACATAgataaatttcgatatatgTGCATTTTATCAGGATGTGATTATTTACCCTCACTTCGTGGTATAGGATTAgttaaagcaaaaaaatttattcgaagtATGAATTCAGATAGTGATATATATAAG GCTCTTACTAATTTAGGAACTTGCCTTAATATGAAGTCTTTAATAGTATCAAAGGAATATAGAGACAACTTTATGAAAGCATTTGTAACATTCAAACATCAATTGGTTTTTTGTCCCTTACAAAGAAAACAAGTACGTTTAAATTCTCCTTCAGCTGAGGTTTCTGAAGATCAGTTACACTATGCTGGAGAAGAGATAGACCCTGATAAAGCATTACAACTTGCTTATGGTAATTGTGATCCATTCACGTTTAAAAAGCTTCACGACTTTGATCCTGACAGAAAAAAG aatttaaATAAGGAGGATCCAGAAATGCGAAGTATGATTACAAAACATATAAGTATTTGGTCGCATAATTATAAACCAAAACAAAGTTCAggaaacatatataaaaaagaaactacaaATTATGAGCATCATTTATCCGTAAAAGAATCTTGTACTTCAGAACAAAAATCTACTAATTTAAGGAAGAGAGAATATCCtg atgcaaatattccaaattatcaggaattaaacgaaaaagatattttagacGCATATAAATctgaagaaaatattgaatctAAAAATGCAGTGTATTTTGCAAAAGACAATGTATCTGATGTGAATGAACAAAAATCTCCAGTATTAACTAGAAGAACGAATCCATTTGTTAAAGAAGTATCTAGTAATGAAATATCTCCTAGTCTGTTATTTAAACGGAAAAGTAAGATAAGACCTGGGCGTATAATACactttaaaaaaacaattattgatGAGAATGTAATTacagaaagtaaattttttacaagTACAAATGAACATGTAGATCAAAGTAATAcgagaaataatgataatgatattaattttgaaccTGACGAACTATGTGTAGGTCATACTcccaaaaaaatgaaaatagaagtAAATGACACAAAATGtgatttaaaatatcaaacaGAATTTAATAATCCAGATAATGCATATTCCATAGATACAGATCAATCAGATCAGAATACATTagtaaatgaaaatgagaGTATGATTGCTAACAGAAGCATGACTGCTGAAGAAATACTTACAACGCAAGATACGTGTTCTTCAAATCATACATACGAATCAAGAAGttcatttatttcaacgaACGAAGTGGAACATTCTAATTTAAGTGTAAATGAGGATATGGATAACTATAATTGTAATATGTTACAATCAAACAGTCCTTCTTCAGAATCTGATTATTCAGTTAGCCAAAATAGTGTGGAAGATAATACaaaaactttattaaaattttcaaatattaaattaaatacatcAAAAGACATTAACTCTAGTAAAACGATCAAAAGGCAATTAACAAACTTCCAAATG aaaaccgacaaaaaaagtaaaatcaaaCGAGACCGTCGAAGTAAACAGTTATTTTCTGAGCATGGACAATTaagtttattaaatatgtttgGATTTGAAAAGA aaCAAAGTTGA
- the LOC127065581 gene encoding exonuclease 1 isoform X3, translated as MKFIKMLLKYDIKPILVFDGRHLPAKAETESKRHEKRVIKRRQAAELIRSGQTAEGRNLLRQSIDVTHEIALGLIKTCQSLNIDCIVAPYEADAQLAYLNTNGIADIVITEDSDLTLFGCKKVFFKMDVNGNGLLVEQDKLHLAMEVKSTDFDIDKFRYMCILSGCDYLPSLRGIGLVKAKKFIRSMNSDSDIYKALTNLGTCLNMKSLIVSKEYRDNFMKAFVTFKHQLVFCPLQRKQVRLNSPSAEVSEDQLHYAGEEIDPDKALQLAYGNCDPFTFKKLHDFDPDRKKNLNKEDPEMRSMITKHISIWSHNYKPKQSSGNIYKKETTNYEHHLSVKESCTSEQKSTNLRKREYPDANIPNYQELNEKDILDAYKSEENIESKNAVYFAKDNVSDVNEQKSPVLTRRTNPFVKEVSSNEISPSLLFKRKSKIRPGRIIHFKKTIIDENVITESKFFTSTNEHVDQSNTRNNDNDINFEPDELCVGHTPKKMKIEVNDTKCDLKYQTEFNNPDNAYSIDTDQSDQNTLVNENESMIANRSMTAEEILTTQDTCSSNHTYESRSSFISTNEVEHSNLSVNEDMDNYNCNMLQSNSPSSESDYSVSQNSVEDNTKTLLKFSNIKLNTSKDINSSKTIKRQLTNFQMKTDKKSKIKRDRRSKQLFSEHGQLSLLNMFGFEKSKFFHYNYLHIIHL; from the exons atgaaatttataaaaatgcttttaaaatacgatataaaacCTATTCTTGTATTTGACGGACGACATTTGCCAGCTAAGGCAGAAACTGAAAGCAAAAGACACGA aaagagagtaaTAAAACGTCGTCAAGCAGCAGAATTAATACGTAGTGGACAAACTGCAGAAGGCAGGAATTTATTAAGACAATCAATAGATGTAACACATGAAATAGCTCTAGGACTAATTAAAACATGTCAAAGTTTAAATATAGATTGTATTGTAGCTCCATATGAAGCTGATGCCCAGTTAGCATATCTTAATACTAATGGTATAGCAGATATTGTTATCACTGAAGATAGTGATTTAACATTGTTTGGATGTAAAAAA GTGTTCTTTAAAATGGATGTGAATGGTAATGGTCTGCTTGTTGAACAAGACAAATTGCATCTTGCTATGGAAGTAAAGTCTACAGACTTTGACATAgataaatttcgatatatgTGCATTTTATCAGGATGTGATTATTTACCCTCACTTCGTGGTATAGGATTAgttaaagcaaaaaaatttattcgaagtATGAATTCAGATAGTGATATATATAAG GCTCTTACTAATTTAGGAACTTGCCTTAATATGAAGTCTTTAATAGTATCAAAGGAATATAGAGACAACTTTATGAAAGCATTTGTAACATTCAAACATCAATTGGTTTTTTGTCCCTTACAAAGAAAACAAGTACGTTTAAATTCTCCTTCAGCTGAGGTTTCTGAAGATCAGTTACACTATGCTGGAGAAGAGATAGACCCTGATAAAGCATTACAACTTGCTTATGGTAATTGTGATCCATTCACGTTTAAAAAGCTTCACGACTTTGATCCTGACAGAAAAAAG aatttaaATAAGGAGGATCCAGAAATGCGAAGTATGATTACAAAACATATAAGTATTTGGTCGCATAATTATAAACCAAAACAAAGTTCAggaaacatatataaaaaagaaactacaaATTATGAGCATCATTTATCCGTAAAAGAATCTTGTACTTCAGAACAAAAATCTACTAATTTAAGGAAGAGAGAATATCCtg atgcaaatattccaaattatcaggaattaaacgaaaaagatattttagacGCATATAAATctgaagaaaatattgaatctAAAAATGCAGTGTATTTTGCAAAAGACAATGTATCTGATGTGAATGAACAAAAATCTCCAGTATTAACTAGAAGAACGAATCCATTTGTTAAAGAAGTATCTAGTAATGAAATATCTCCTAGTCTGTTATTTAAACGGAAAAGTAAGATAAGACCTGGGCGTATAATACactttaaaaaaacaattattgatGAGAATGTAATTacagaaagtaaattttttacaagTACAAATGAACATGTAGATCAAAGTAATAcgagaaataatgataatgatattaattttgaaccTGACGAACTATGTGTAGGTCATACTcccaaaaaaatgaaaatagaagtAAATGACACAAAATGtgatttaaaatatcaaacaGAATTTAATAATCCAGATAATGCATATTCCATAGATACAGATCAATCAGATCAGAATACATTagtaaatgaaaatgagaGTATGATTGCTAACAGAAGCATGACTGCTGAAGAAATACTTACAACGCAAGATACGTGTTCTTCAAATCATACATACGAATCAAGAAGttcatttatttcaacgaACGAAGTGGAACATTCTAATTTAAGTGTAAATGAGGATATGGATAACTATAATTGTAATATGTTACAATCAAACAGTCCTTCTTCAGAATCTGATTATTCAGTTAGCCAAAATAGTGTGGAAGATAATACaaaaactttattaaaattttcaaatattaaattaaatacatcAAAAGACATTAACTCTAGTAAAACGATCAAAAGGCAATTAACAAACTTCCAAATG aaaaccgacaaaaaaagtaaaatcaaaCGAGACCGTCGAAGTAAACAGTTATTTTCTGAGCATGGACAATTaagtttattaaatatgtttgGATTTGAAAAGAGTaagttttttcattataattatttacatattatacatttataa
- the LOC127065587 gene encoding uncharacterized protein LOC127065587 yields the protein MVNQMDNTKSSRYGLISWKLNKKPLGFLWKRHYRENVIKADENKWKGEDPNTINIAPCKPQNNSTNKISHGFFGNIKKHFAICKAKQKVSKAITADHLYETQQIMFKVENQKPAKSSFYIDTPLIEHCLPSIITDNSQANVIQSTINENKVNCDTQFSSPLDCETNIYSKEETKDLEVLDGEYDTRDKMHIDPLLESPALRTTDEKQTVQYTSNTDAENDMTINDESKLKACLTEELLKLSKYGWYWGPISGNEADLKLMSEPDGAFLVRDSSDDRYLLTLSFKSSGKLLHARIEHSRGIFSLCNRGESKSFTSIAALIDYSMNFSETAVICYSRPKYPGCPSFPVRLTKPVSRFTQVKSLQYLCRFVIRQNTRLDNIHKLPLPKSMKGYIEEAHY from the exons ATGGTCAATCAAATGGATAACACAAAATCTTCAAGATACGGATTAATATCTTGGAAATTGAATAAGAAGCCTTTGGGTTTCTTATGGAAACGTCATTATCGTGAAAATGTCATAAAAGCAGATGAAAACAAATGGAAGGGAGAAGATCCTAACACTATCAACATTGCACCGTGCAAACCACAAAATAATAGCACCAACAAAATATCACACGGtttttttggaaatattaagaaacattTTGCAATCTGCAAAGCTAAGCaaaaa gTAAGCAAAGCTATCACAGCCGATCATCTTTATGAGACCCAACAAATAATGTTCAAGGTTGAAAACCAGAAGCCAgcaaaatcttctttttacattGACACACCGCTGATCGAACATTGTCTTCCTTCTATAATTACAGATAATTCACAAGCTAATGTCATACAAAGTActataaatgaaaacaaagtTAATTGCGATACTCAATTTTCTTCACCTTTAGATTgtgaaacaaatatttattcaaaagaagaaacaaaagatcTAGAAGTACTTGACGGAGAATATGATACAAGAGATAAAATGCATATCGATCCATTACTAGAATCTCCAGCATTGCGTACTACAGATGAAAAACAAACAGTACAATATACAAGTAATACGGATGCAGAAAATGATATGACAATAAACGATGAAAGTAAGTTGAAGGCATGTCTCACGGAAGAATTGTTGAAATTGAGCAAATATGGTTGGTATTGGGGTCCCATATCTGGAAACGAAGCTGACCTTAAACTTATGTCAGAACCAGATGGTGCATTTTTAGTTAGAGATTCATCCGATGATAG gtatttattaacattaagTTTTAAATCATCGGGAAAATTACTTCATGCACGAATAGAGCACAGCagaggtattttttcattatgcaACCGTGGAGAGAGTAAATCCTTTACTTCCATAGCTGCTTTAATTGATTATTCTATGAACTTCAGTGAAACTGCAGTTATTTGTTATTCAAGACCTAAATATCCTGGTTGTCCATCGTTTCCTGTAAGACTAACAAAGCCAGTTAGTAGGTTCACTCAAGTAAAAAGTTTACAGTATCTTTGTCGTTTCGTTATACGACAAAATACAAGATTGGACAATATTCACAAATTGCCCTTGCCAAAAAGCATGAAAGGATATATAGAAGAGGCGCATTATTAA